A genomic region of Ktedonobacterales bacterium contains the following coding sequences:
- a CDS encoding glycosyltransferase: MSDGRYGLAISPQNTIFVSLCFEGPDVYSTAGGLGTRVTELTETLAELGYTTHLIFVGDPTKPAIEERSGGKLILKRWSQWISKYYLSGVYDGEEAKIYDYSESVPPHIYAEIVEPAVSQGKLVVIMGEDWHTAEVMSRISDLLHWHNLRHRVLMVWNINSLMSLHRINWGRLNYSSTILTVSRYMKHRLWSWGVNPLVVPNGIPRRFLEPVEESQYQQLRQIAQQGNPDRLVLFKIGRFDPDKRWMMAVEAVARLKYSGQPVTMIMRGGIEPHGGEVLNHARHLGLVVRDVGASRPSPEDCFMLLAQSGEADIYNLRFFVPEEFVRACYRGADAVLANSGHEPFGLVGLEVMAACGVAFTGSTGEDYAVSFENAIALETDDPDEIVGYLLYFQQHRDELEKIRNAGYQTARAFIWEEAIENLIGKLGYLARKQSLVLD; encoded by the coding sequence ATGAGCGATGGGCGTTATGGACTCGCCATTTCCCCGCAGAACACCATTTTTGTCTCCCTCTGTTTTGAAGGGCCAGATGTCTATTCCACCGCAGGCGGGCTGGGTACGCGCGTGACCGAACTCACCGAGACACTTGCCGAGCTTGGCTACACCACCCACCTGATCTTCGTGGGCGACCCAACCAAACCGGCCATAGAGGAGCGCAGCGGCGGCAAGCTGATTCTGAAGCGCTGGAGCCAATGGATCAGCAAATACTACCTGAGCGGCGTCTATGACGGGGAAGAAGCCAAAATCTATGATTACAGCGAGAGCGTCCCCCCGCATATCTATGCAGAAATCGTCGAACCTGCCGTCAGCCAGGGCAAGCTCGTCGTCATCATGGGCGAAGACTGGCACACCGCAGAGGTGATGAGCCGCATCTCCGATCTGCTCCACTGGCACAACTTGAGGCATCGCGTGCTGATGGTCTGGAACATCAACAGCCTGATGTCGCTGCACCGCATTAACTGGGGGCGCCTGAACTACAGCAGCACCATTCTTACCGTCAGTCGCTACATGAAACATCGGCTCTGGAGTTGGGGTGTGAATCCCCTGGTCGTACCCAACGGCATCCCGCGCCGCTTTCTGGAGCCAGTCGAAGAAAGCCAGTATCAGCAGCTGCGCCAGATCGCGCAGCAGGGCAACCCGGATCGGCTGGTTCTCTTCAAGATTGGCCGCTTCGATCCCGATAAGCGCTGGATGATGGCCGTTGAAGCCGTCGCGCGCCTGAAATATAGCGGCCAACCAGTCACCATGATTATGCGTGGTGGCATCGAGCCGCATGGCGGCGAGGTCTTAAACCACGCGCGCCATCTTGGGCTGGTGGTACGTGATGTGGGCGCCTCGCGCCCATCCCCTGAAGATTGCTTCATGCTGCTTGCTCAGAGCGGCGAAGCCGACATTTATAACTTGCGTTTTTTTGTGCCTGAAGAGTTTGTACGCGCCTGCTATCGCGGGGCCGATGCCGTTCTGGCAAACAGCGGACACGAGCCATTTGGACTGGTGGGACTGGAAGTCATGGCGGCTTGTGGTGTTGCCTTCACCGGCTCAACAGGCGAAGATTACGCTGTCTCTTTTGAGAACGCGATTGCGCTGGAAACCGACGACCCGGATGAGATCGTTGGCTATCTCCTCTATTTCCAGCAGCACCGCGACGAATTGGAGAAAATTCGCAACGCCGGGTATCAGACAGCCCGCGCATTTATTTGGGAAGAAGCTATTGAGAATCTGATAGGCAAACTAGGGTATCTGGCCCGCAAACAGAGCCTGGTGCTGGATTAG
- a CDS encoding GAF domain-containing sensor histidine kinase — MMINGPRETAQPLEADDYQYLLNECDRLQRQNELQREQMRALLVLQTISNALNAELDLPRLLRQVTEAALSLVVCSASALLTLDPTTELLAVEALVRTSASKPGPASGTSLLASFAAGPHALLAARVNGHQPADSGAGASNQPQVRKTLVLGQGIAGWVAGNAAPVIVNQVGADSRFSPEQSSVDAEMLGVQPIAIACVPLVFKGRVIGVLETAHTSSQSGFDARDLDLLRTLAAQAATAVANSRFYQGLRAERDQIISVQEDLRKRLARDLHDGPAQVLASIAMRLDFARKLLIHEPEKVDEELRGIGEQVTRVTRDVRDMLFDLRPLVLESEGLAVALERFLERFKSLGGPKMHLLGEYQQRLSHQTEATVFAITQEAVNNALKHSRARNCWIEIHEEPHALLITVRDDGVGFDVQAIRQNYAQRGSWGLLNMRERAALVDGILSFQSQPGAGALISLTVPK; from the coding sequence ATGATGATAAACGGTCCACGTGAAACTGCCCAGCCTTTGGAGGCGGATGACTACCAATATCTGCTGAACGAGTGTGATCGCTTGCAGCGCCAGAACGAGTTGCAGCGTGAGCAGATGCGCGCGCTGCTCGTCTTGCAGACAATCTCCAACGCCTTGAACGCCGAATTAGACCTACCCCGGCTGCTGCGTCAGGTTACAGAGGCCGCGCTGAGCCTGGTGGTTTGTTCAGCCAGCGCGCTGCTCACCTTGGACCCCACCACCGAATTGCTGGCTGTAGAAGCACTGGTGCGCACCAGCGCGAGCAAGCCTGGGCCAGCCAGCGGAACATCTTTGCTCGCCTCATTTGCCGCGGGGCCACATGCCTTGCTGGCTGCGAGAGTGAACGGCCATCAACCAGCGGATAGCGGCGCAGGCGCCAGCAATCAGCCGCAAGTGCGCAAAACGCTGGTCCTGGGTCAAGGCATCGCCGGGTGGGTCGCAGGCAATGCCGCCCCGGTCATCGTCAATCAGGTCGGAGCAGACTCCCGTTTCTCGCCAGAGCAGAGCAGTGTAGATGCCGAGATGCTGGGCGTCCAGCCCATCGCTATTGCCTGTGTTCCCCTGGTCTTTAAGGGTCGGGTAATCGGTGTACTCGAAACAGCGCATACCTCCAGCCAGAGCGGGTTTGATGCCCGCGATCTCGACCTGCTGCGTACCCTGGCTGCCCAGGCAGCCACAGCCGTTGCGAACTCGCGCTTCTACCAGGGGCTGCGCGCCGAGCGCGATCAGATTATCAGCGTGCAGGAAGACCTCCGCAAACGCCTGGCCCGCGACTTGCATGACGGACCTGCCCAGGTGCTAGCTTCGATTGCCATGCGCCTCGATTTTGCGCGCAAGCTGCTCATCCACGAGCCAGAAAAAGTTGATGAGGAACTACGTGGAATCGGGGAGCAAGTCACACGGGTCACGCGCGATGTCCGCGATATGCTTTTTGATCTGCGTCCCTTAGTGCTGGAATCCGAAGGGCTGGCCGTTGCCCTGGAACGGTTTTTGGAGCGATTCAAGTCGCTGGGTGGTCCTAAAATGCACTTGCTTGGTGAATATCAACAGCGCCTGTCTCACCAGACCGAGGCAACGGTCTTCGCCATTACGCAAGAAGCGGTTAACAATGCCTTGAAACACAGCCGGGCGCGCAACTGTTGGATTGAGATACATGAGGAACCGCACGCCCTGCTCATCACGGTGCGCGACGATGGCGTCGGCTTTGACGTGCAGGCGATCAGACAAAACTATGCGCAGCGTGGAAGCTGGGGGCTGCTCAACATGCGTGAGCGCGCCGCCCTGGTGGATGGTATTCTCTCCTTTCAGTCTCAGCCAGGCGCGGGCGCGCTCATCTCGCTTACTGTCCCCAAATAA
- a CDS encoding undecaprenyl-diphosphate phosphatase, whose product MDWIKALVLAALQGVTELFPVSSLGHTVVLPGALRWGDLLDSDTFLPLIVMLHLGTAAALLLFFRRDWLALIRAFIRTVAKGKIGEDPNERLSWLIVIGTVPAGLIGLIFEKPLASLFSIPELAAVFLIINGSILFLGELLRRRAEPKAFDRQKQEMIFHDLDQLTWKGALFIGAMQALALIPGISRSGVTMVAGLSHGLNHKAAARFAFLLATPLILAAGVLEVPKLFADTQLLLIAVVGGVIAGTAAYLSTRFLMRYFELGRLDPFAFYCWGAGLLALTLFFWRG is encoded by the coding sequence ATGGACTGGATCAAAGCGCTCGTTCTTGCCGCGCTGCAAGGCGTCACCGAACTGTTTCCAGTAAGCAGCCTGGGCCACACAGTCGTTCTTCCCGGCGCGCTGAGGTGGGGTGACCTGCTCGACAGCGATACGTTTCTGCCTTTGATCGTAATGCTCCACCTGGGTACAGCCGCCGCGCTCCTGCTCTTCTTCCGGCGCGATTGGCTGGCCTTGATTCGCGCCTTTATCCGCACGGTTGCCAAAGGCAAAATTGGCGAAGATCCCAACGAGCGCCTCTCCTGGCTTATCGTCATCGGGACCGTTCCGGCAGGCTTGATCGGCCTGATCTTTGAGAAACCGTTGGCATCGTTGTTTTCTATCCCTGAACTGGCCGCCGTATTCCTGATTATCAACGGCTCTATCCTCTTTCTAGGCGAACTCCTGCGCAGGCGCGCCGAGCCAAAAGCCTTTGATCGCCAGAAGCAGGAGATGATCTTCCACGACCTGGACCAGTTGACCTGGAAAGGCGCCTTATTTATTGGGGCGATGCAAGCCCTGGCCCTGATCCCAGGGATCTCGCGCTCCGGCGTCACGATGGTTGCCGGACTCTCACACGGCTTAAACCACAAAGCCGCCGCGCGCTTTGCATTCCTGCTTGCCACCCCGCTTATTCTGGCGGCAGGCGTGCTGGAAGTCCCCAAACTCTTCGCTGATACGCAACTGCTGCTCATTGCCGTCGTCGGTGGCGTCATTGCCGGAACAGCGGCTTATCTCAGCACGCGCTTTTTGATGCGCTATTTTGAGCTTGGTCGCTTAGACCCTTTTGCCTTCTATTGTTGGGGGGCTGGCTTGCTGGCGCTGACCCTCTTTTTCTGGAGGGGCTAG